A region of the Candidatus Dormiibacterota bacterium genome:
TACTGGATCTTACGAACGGCGTAGGTGTCGACTGCGTCATCGATGCGGTTGGAATCGACGCGCAAAAGGAACGCCCGAAGAGCGATGCGGGCTTTAAGCCCGGAGCCGCGCCCGGAGCTGCCCTGGAGTTTGCGGTCGGCATGGTTGCCAAGGCGGGGCACGTCGCGATTATCGGCGTGTATCCGCCGACGATGATGCAATTTCCCATCGGCATGGCGATGGGTAAGAATTTGACGCTTCGCATGGGGGATTGCCCGCACCGCCGCTATTTGCCCAAGGCGCTTCGAGCCGTGGAGGCGGGCACCGTGCGTCCCTCGCGTATCCTGTCGCAAAAAATCGGCTTGGATGGTGCGATCGACGCGTATCGCGCATTCGCCAATCACCAAGACGGCTGGTTAAAAGTGGAGTTGTTGCCGCGCTCGTCGTCGGGGGCGGTACAGACGCGCTCGGAGCGAGGCGAACTCGTTTCGGTATAGCCGCGAGGGCGCGCGCGCAGGTGCGCCGACCCTCGCGTGCAAGGTGCCGGCAATGCGCGCCTACTTGGCGATTAACGAACGTTCCCGGCGCGGCCGTACGCTAGCCGATAACGTACGCGAAGCACTTGCCGTTCACGGCGTCGACGTCGTTGAAGGCGATGGGGCGTTGCGAACTGGCGGCTTTGATTGCGTTATCGGCGCCGGCGGCGACGGAACCGCCGCCGGACTGATTGCGACGGCCATCGAGCGAGGCGTCCCGCTGGGCATCGTTCCGCTGGGCACCTTCAACGAACTCGCGCGCACGTTGGGAATTCCACTCGATATCGAAGGCGCGATCCACCTCATCGCGAGCGGGCACGAACGCAGGATCGATATCGGACGCGTCAACGGAGCGTATTTCGTCAACGAGGCGAGCATCGGTATATCGAGCCGCATTACCCGCCTGCAGACGCCCGAGCTTAAGCAGCGCTTCGGTTTCGTCGGCGTGCTGGGCACGGCGTTTCAAGCCTTTCGCCACGCGCGGCCGATCCACGTGCTCGCCTACGACGATCGCGATCGCTGCGAACGCTTTAGGACGATCCAGCTCACGATCGCGAACAGCCATCGTTTTGGAGGGCTGGTCTCGGTCGAGGCGGCGGCGATCGACGACGGGTGGCTCGATCTCTACAGCGTCGAAATTGACACCGCGCTCGAAGCCTTCCCGATTGCGTACGCGATGATTCAAGGAAAACCGCACGCGGTACCGGGCTTGCGGACGCTTCGTTCCGCGCGTTTTCGCATCGAAACCAGGCATCCGCATCACATCGTTGCCGATGGGGAACCGGCCGGTTTCACCCCGGCACTCTTCGAGGTGCTGCCGAA
Encoded here:
- a CDS encoding zinc-binding dehydrogenase; this encodes TIACGNCVYCRASYYSKCDVANKQNPKATAFFGGPKGSGGFAGLQAEYARVPFANVGPVKIPDDIGDDDAILLSDIFTTAYFGAEMASIKPGHTVAVLGCGPVGQFVVASAKILDAGRIIAVDCEPSRLESARRQGAETVDFAREDAIQTVLDLTNGVGVDCVIDAVGIDAQKERPKSDAGFKPGAAPGAALEFAVGMVAKAGHVAIIGVYPPTMMQFPIGMAMGKNLTLRMGDCPHRRYLPKALRAVEAGTVRPSRILSQKIGLDGAIDAYRAFANHQDGWLKVELLPRSSSGAVQTRSERGELVSV
- a CDS encoding YegS/Rv2252/BmrU family lipid kinase; this translates as MRAYLAINERSRRGRTLADNVREALAVHGVDVVEGDGALRTGGFDCVIGAGGDGTAAGLIATAIERGVPLGIVPLGTFNELARTLGIPLDIEGAIHLIASGHERRIDIGRVNGAYFVNEASIGISSRITRLQTPELKQRFGFVGVLGTAFQAFRHARPIHVLAYDDRDRCERFRTIQLTIANSHRFGGLVSVEAAAIDDGWLDLYSVEIDTALEAFPIAYAMIQGKPHAVPGLRTLRSARFRIETRHPHHIVADGEPAGFTPALFEVLPKALRVFAPQ